In Scatophagus argus isolate fScaArg1 chromosome 14, fScaArg1.pri, whole genome shotgun sequence, the following proteins share a genomic window:
- the LOC124071122 gene encoding cornifelin homolog B-like codes for MEQTTVTHQPGLSVTEASASAIQEEEVGDFTTGSDDNWRSSNVPAVTDPIVTQPGLGVTTTTITTITQTGGDWSTGLFDVCGDKTTCILGALVPCCLDLSLAHQYGECLCMPLLPGSTFAMRVGIRERYKIRGSVCEDWTTVFCCYPLAVCQMIREMKLRTKTQTYHVSTALKCS; via the exons ATGGAGCAGACAACAGTCACACACCA ACCAGGACTGTCAGTCACTGAAGCCTCAGCATCAGCAATTcaagaggaggaagtgggggACTTCACCACAGGGAGTGACGATAACTGGAGGTCAAGCAATGTCCCTGCAGTGACAGACCCAATAGTCACACAGCCTGGCCTCGGTGTCACCACAAcaaccatcaccaccatcacgCAAACGGGGGGAGACTGGAGCACGGGCCTGTTTGATGTCTGTGGAGACAAGACAACAT GTATTCTAGGGGCTCTGGTGCCGTGCTGTTTGGACCTGAGTTTAGCCCACCAGTATGGCGAGTGTCTTTGCATGCCTCTGCTCCCAGGATCCACTTTTGCCATGCGAGTTGGGATCAGGGAACGGTACAAAATACGA ggcagtgtgtgtgaggactgGACCACAGTGTTCTGCTGTTACCCTCTGGCTGTATGTCAGATGATAAGAGAGATGAAGCTGAGGACGAAGACACAAACCTATCATGTGTCCACTGCTCTCAAATGCTCCTGA